Part of the Virgibacillus natechei genome is shown below.
AGGCATGGTGATAGACGGTATCATTATATTCACTTTATTTGGTACCGGAGTGCTTATGATGGCTGGTGCAGGATCTACGCTTAATCAACAGTTTGGATTACCAGTTTTTGTTGGCAGTTTAATAATGGCTGTTATTGTTGCAATTTCTATGATGCTTAAGGTCGAAAAAGTCATTTCTGTCATTGCAAGTGTTACACCACTCTTACTTCTATTTGCTATATTCATTTTTATTTACAGTTTAAGCACGATGGAGATGTCTTTTGCAGAGCTTAAGCCAATTGCAGAAAGTCAAGACAAACCATTTTCTAACTGGATCGTAGCCGCAGTAAACTATGCTTCTTTATGCGTGGCTTTGGGAGTTTCAATGACATTTGTTATAGGTGGGGCAGAAAAAAATTCACGTATTGCAGCAATTAGCGGGTTACTCGGCGGACTTGGTATAGGAATCATGGTTACCCTTGCCCACTTAGCAATTTTCTCCCAAGTAAATGTCGTTGCATCATTCGACTTGCCATTACTGAAGATTGTTGAAGATATTTCGCCATTACTTGCATTTTTGTATTCTATTGTTTTGTTTGGAATGATCTTCAATTCAGTTCTTGGTATGTTTTATAGTTTTATTGCTAGATTTTTTAAAATGGGTACAAATAAGTCGAATATTGCAACCATCATGGCTTTAGCAATTGGATTTGCTTTAAGTTTTGTTGGATTTACTACTTTAGTATCTAAGTTTTATACGCTTGTAGGTTATTTGGGTTTATTACTAATGATCATTCTTATCTACGCGCCTTTTAAACTAAAACGTTCAGAACAAAAAGGTTAATTGAAGGGGGATAAAATAAGTTAAAGAAGAAACTATTTTATGCTTATCATAACGGATGTATTATGAAGGTGAGCAAATATTTTATTTTAGGTGCAAATCTAGCTTTTAAAGACCTAAAAAAACAGATCTAAACATAATATACAAGGAGGAATTTGAATGACAAAACATTATGACGTGATAGTAGTTGGTGCTGGTTCAATGGGAATGGCTGCTGGGTATTATTTAGCAAAACAAGGAGTTAAAGTATTACTTGTTGATTCTTTTGATCCGCCGCATGATAAGGGCAGTCACTATGGTGATACCCGAATTATTCGTCATGCTTACGGGGAAGGAAGAGAATATGTTCCGCTTGCTCTTCGCTCTCAAGTGTTATGGGATGAGCTAGAAAAAAAGACACATCACAAAATATTCATGCAAACTGGCGCCATGGGGTTTGGTAAAAAAGGAGATGCTCCCTTTATTGATGAAGGGATTGCCAGTGGAAAAGAATATAATCTGGAAGTTGAACACTATACTGGGGCAGAGCTGAAGGAACATTATCCAGGGTTGCAAATTCCCGATGATTATGATTCCTTTTATGAGCCAAAGTCAGGATTCTTATTTAGCGAAAATTGTATCCAGGCTTATCGAGATTTAGCGGAACACCATGGAGCCGAATTTTCAATAAACGACCCGGTTAGAGATATTGAAGCGTATGATGATTCTGTGAAAGTGATTACAGAAAAAGGTGCATTTACCGCCGATAAGTTAGTGATTAGTGCCGGATCTTGGAGTGGAAAAATAACATCTAAAGTTGGTCTTGATCTGCCACTTATTCCGACTCGTCAACCTGTGGCTTGGTTTGAAGCTGATGAATCATTATTTAATGCAAACGCCTTTCCCACTTTCATGGTTGAAATTCCAAATGGTGAAAACAGAGCAATATATTACGGCTTTCCAAGCTTTGGTGGGTGTGGAGTAAAGGTAGGAAGGCATGAATATGTTGATGCCATTAACCCGGATACAATGAACCGTGAATTCGGATCCAATGCAAACGACGAAGGCCATATACGCGAGTTCCTGGATAAGTTCATGCCTAAAGCATCCGGAGCGTTAAAGAATGGAGTAATCTGCATGTATACAAGAACCCCAGATGGTCACTTTATTATTGATAAACATCCGGAACACTCCCATATATCGATTGCTGCCGGGTTTTCAGGACATGGATTCAAGTTTGCGAGTGTTGTAGGGGAAATTTTATCACAATTAGCCGTGTCGGGCGAAACCGATCATGATATTTCAATCTTTAGGATAAACCGACCAAGTTTGCAGGAATCGAGTGTAACAAAAAATTAGAGGAAAGAATCAATTACGCTGGTCGAGTAGGGGTTTTCGATTTCAAGGATCAAACGCGCGGAACGCTCATAATCTTTTAAACTGAGGTTTCAACAGGCCAACTAAATATAATGCCGAATAGAGAGTTCCTCTGTCTATGGTGTTCAATAGATTAATAAGCGTTAGTAAATCAACATATATTATGACTCACGTACCACTAAAGCTGTCAAGAAGTTAGTAAAAGAATGAATTGATCCAATAATTATATATACTATGTATAATATACGGAAAATAAGGTGGTGACGCTAAATGAGGTATAGTTCAGTTTTTGATATTATAGGTCCAGTTATGATCGGTCCATCAAGTTCACATACGGCGGGAGCAGCCCGTATCGGTAAAGCAGCTCGGAATTTATTTGGCAAAGAGCCTAAATGGGCAAAAATACATCTCTATGAATCGTTTGCCAAAACCTATAAAGGGCACGGCACAGACTTTGCTTTAGCGGGCGGTTTATTAGGATTCGAAACGGATGACACGCGAATGAGTAAAGCCCTTGAAATCGCTTCAGAAAAAGGTGTGAAAATCGAATTCGTAGAAGACAGTGCAAAAGCAGACCACCCAAATACAGCACGGCTCATTATTGGTAATGATACAGAAAGGCTGGAACTTTCCGGTATTTCGATTGGTGGCGGAAAAGTGGAAATCACGGAGCTGAATGGATTTGAACTACGGTTGTCGGGAAATTATCCAGCGATTTTAATTATGCATAATGACCGGTTTGGGGCCATTGCTTCTGTTACGAAGATATTGGCAAAACATGAAATAAATATAGGACATATGGAAGTTAACCGTAAAGATGTAGGGGAAGAGGCATTGATGGTTATCGAGGTAGATCAGAATGTTGAAGATCCTGTTCTAAAAGAATTAGAGTGCGCTGATCATATTATCCAGATTTCAAAAATTGCTAATTGATCTTTGAAAGGAGGGGGTTTACGAGATGTTTAGAACAGTTGCTGAGTTAGTGGAGACTGCTGAGAAGGAAAATATTTTGCTATCTGAAGTTATGATTCGCCAGGAAATCGATGTTAAAAACAAATCACGTGCCGAAGTATTCACAGAAATGGAAAAAAACCTGGAAGTCATGGAAAATGCTATAGGGGATGCATTAAAAGGCGTGCAGTCCGTAACAGGATTAACAGGCGGCGATGCCGTACTCATTCAAAAGTACATGAAGGAAAAGACACCATTATCCGGAAATTTAATGATGGACGCTGTCAGCAAAGCAATGGGGACAAATGAAGTAAATGCAGCAATGGGCACAATTTGTGCTACTCCCACTGCCGGAAGCGCTGGTTGTGTACCAGGAACGCTTTTTGCAGTGAAAGATCAGTTAAATCCTACACGTGAACAAATGATTCGTTATTTATTCACATCAGGGGCATTTGGGTTTGTTGTTGCTAATAATTCGTTTATCTCCGGGGCAGCGGGAGGTTGTCAGGCGGAGGTAGGATCAGCTGGTGCGATGGCCTCTGCTGCAATCGTCGAAATGGCAGGGGGCAGCCCGCAGCAGTCTGCTGATGCGTTTGCCATTACACTGAAAAACATGCTGGGTTTAGTATGCGATCCAGTAGCGGGACTGGTTGAAGTTCCTTGCGTTAAGCGTAATGCAGCAGGTTCATCACTTGCAATCGTATCCGCTGATTTGGCACTGGCTGGTGTAACAAGCAGAATTCCTTGTGATGAAGTAATCGGGGCAATGTACCGCATTGGTAAACAAATGCCATCCAGCTTGCGCGAAACTGGGGAAGGTGGGCTTGCAGACACTCCAACAGGCCGTTTATTAAAAGAAAAAATGTTTGGAATGTCCATATAGAGA
Proteins encoded:
- a CDS encoding YkvI family membrane protein, whose protein sequence is MFRILKIAGAVIGVVIGAGYASGQEVLQYFTSFGHKGTYAAILATALLAYMGMIMANVGSRLRATSHRTAIYQISGRHLGMVIDGIIIFTLFGTGVLMMAGAGSTLNQQFGLPVFVGSLIMAVIVAISMMLKVEKVISVIASVTPLLLLFAIFIFIYSLSTMEMSFAELKPIAESQDKPFSNWIVAAVNYASLCVALGVSMTFVIGGAEKNSRIAAISGLLGGLGIGIMVTLAHLAIFSQVNVVASFDLPLLKIVEDISPLLAFLYSIVLFGMIFNSVLGMFYSFIARFFKMGTNKSNIATIMALAIGFALSFVGFTTLVSKFYTLVGYLGLLLMIILIYAPFKLKRSEQKG
- the solA gene encoding N-methyl-L-tryptophan oxidase codes for the protein MTKHYDVIVVGAGSMGMAAGYYLAKQGVKVLLVDSFDPPHDKGSHYGDTRIIRHAYGEGREYVPLALRSQVLWDELEKKTHHKIFMQTGAMGFGKKGDAPFIDEGIASGKEYNLEVEHYTGAELKEHYPGLQIPDDYDSFYEPKSGFLFSENCIQAYRDLAEHHGAEFSINDPVRDIEAYDDSVKVITEKGAFTADKLVISAGSWSGKITSKVGLDLPLIPTRQPVAWFEADESLFNANAFPTFMVEIPNGENRAIYYGFPSFGGCGVKVGRHEYVDAINPDTMNREFGSNANDEGHIREFLDKFMPKASGALKNGVICMYTRTPDGHFIIDKHPEHSHISIAAGFSGHGFKFASVVGEILSQLAVSGETDHDISIFRINRPSLQESSVTKN
- the sdaAB gene encoding L-serine ammonia-lyase, iron-sulfur-dependent subunit beta, whose amino-acid sequence is MRYSSVFDIIGPVMIGPSSSHTAGAARIGKAARNLFGKEPKWAKIHLYESFAKTYKGHGTDFALAGGLLGFETDDTRMSKALEIASEKGVKIEFVEDSAKADHPNTARLIIGNDTERLELSGISIGGGKVEITELNGFELRLSGNYPAILIMHNDRFGAIASVTKILAKHEINIGHMEVNRKDVGEEALMVIEVDQNVEDPVLKELECADHIIQISKIAN
- the sdaAA gene encoding L-serine ammonia-lyase, iron-sulfur-dependent, subunit alpha produces the protein MFRTVAELVETAEKENILLSEVMIRQEIDVKNKSRAEVFTEMEKNLEVMENAIGDALKGVQSVTGLTGGDAVLIQKYMKEKTPLSGNLMMDAVSKAMGTNEVNAAMGTICATPTAGSAGCVPGTLFAVKDQLNPTREQMIRYLFTSGAFGFVVANNSFISGAAGGCQAEVGSAGAMASAAIVEMAGGSPQQSADAFAITLKNMLGLVCDPVAGLVEVPCVKRNAAGSSLAIVSADLALAGVTSRIPCDEVIGAMYRIGKQMPSSLRETGEGGLADTPTGRLLKEKMFGMSI